GGTGGTGGCGTTGGGCGTATTCCTGCCCATGCTCCCCTTCTCCCTTCCGGCGTCCCTGGTGGCCACCGTGGGCCTCCTGGCGGTTGGGGTGTACATCGGTTGGCACTTGGGCCGGTAGTGGCCACCGCATGCCCTTGGTGTCCACCGTGGGGTCCGGTCCGGTGGCCACCGAGGACCACCGACCTCCCCCCGAGGATCACCCGCCTTGGAAGGGGGTAGAATACGCCCTATGAAAATTCGCCCCCCGGGCGGGTAGGATGACCCGAGGAGCCTCAGTTTCCCAGCCTGAGGCCTCCATCCTACCCGGCAGGGGCGGGAGGAGGCAAGATGCGGAACCACAAAGACCTTAAGAACAGGCTCCAGGACAACCAGGCCCCGGCCTTCGCGGACCCCGCTCTGGAGATTCTCTACCGTTCGTGGCTTCGGAATCGGGACCGCGCCCCCGATATGGTCCGTGCGCTGGTGGAGGCCTACGCCCGCACCCACGGCCTCTCGGTGGCGGACCTCCTCCGCCGCTTCGCGGAGGCGGAGGCCAGGGAGGCTCCCCAGGCCCTGGCCTCCCTGCGCCCCACCCGGGAGGAGATCCTGGCCCGCCCGCCCACGCCGGAGCGGGTGGAAACCCCCCTGGAAGTGGCGGACCACTTCATGGCCCTGGGGGAGCAGAGGGGGACCCTGCCTCCCCTCACGAAAGCGGAGATGCGGGTGTACCGCTTCCTCCTGGCCCTGGGTCTGGAGCGGCTGGCCCGGACCCTGGGGCCTGGACGGCCCGTTCCCCAGAACCTAAGCCAGGTGGTGGTCTTCGTGCCCAACGATGCCCTGAGGGTGGTGCTGGGGCTTCCCAGCTCCACCTTCTACCTGGTCATCGGGAGGCTGAAGGAAAAGGGTCTCATCGTTGGACGCCCCTGGCGGGTGCGGGCCACCCTGCGGGTCAAGGGGGCCTACCGTTCCGGGGTCTACGCCGCGGGGGTGGTGTACGCGGTCCGGATGCCCCACCGGTCTAGGAGGCCGCGGCTGGAGCGGGAGGACTTTGACCACCCGTGGCGGGACCTGGAGGGGGATGTGGCCCAGGGGAGGACGGCGTGGAAGCTGATGGGGAGCGTTGGAGAGTCATATAGATCTCCCCTAAAGGGAGATACTGAGGCCCTAGGTATTTTGCTGGACTTCTCGTTATCCCCGGGTGAGCGAACAAGAAGCCCGTTAGCTATAGACTCTCCCACCGCCCTCCTCCGGGCCAAGGGGGGCCGCCGGCAGCGGGTGGAGGCCCTGGCCCGGGCCCTCGCCGAGGAGTTCCGGGACCCCGGGAGCGTGCGCTTCTACGCCCACCTCTTCTGGGGCGCCCTCCGCCTGGAGGACTACGGCCTTCAGGAGGGCGCCCTCCGGGTCGTGGAGTGGGCCATAGGCCGGGTCCGGGAGGCGGTGGCCACCACGGGCCTCTCCCGCCGCAGGATCCTCCGCCCGGGCGCCCTCCTGGCCAGCCTCCTCAAACGGGAAGGCCTCCTGGACCAGATACGGCAGGCCCCCCAGTGGCGGGTGGCTTGAACCAGGCCCCCTCTTCCCGGGGCTTCCAGGGGCCTTACAGGCGGTTCTAGGGGGTTCTGGGAGGGGGTCAGGACCCTGTCTAGGGGGAGGTGGGGTGGAAGACCGGGAACCCGGGTAAGACGCACGGCCTCCTGGGGACCAGGACCCCGAAGATCACCAGTCCCTGGATCACCGTGGGTCGGACTCTACGGTGGCCACCAAGGCCCTCCCGAGGATTACCAGTCCCCGAAGATCACCAGCCTCCTCGAGGGGAGTCTACGCCGTGGTGGCTATCAAGGTTATCAGGCGGGGGTGGGGAGGTAGGGGTGGGGTAACGCTTGTTAGGAGATGGTGGAGCAGGTCATTCCCCCTCTTCTATGAGCCTTTTTAGGATAGCCTGGGACTCTTGCTGGCCTATACGGTCCATGAGAGCGCCCTCTATGCCCGTTATCTCGTAGAGGGCCTGAGCCCGGAAGGAGTCGTAAGCGTAGGTGATCACCACACCCACGGACGTGTTTAAGCGATGGAAGGCCTCGCTCAAAGGTTCCGCTTCCGGGAGTACGGCTTTAAAGGACTTGTTCTCAACAAAATCCGCCACGAAGGAAAGCATAGAGAGGGTCATGGGGTTTTTGACCCCCCGCACCACGTGGACCAGGCCCACCTTGGCCATCCAGGCGAAGTAAGTTTCGTCCAGGGGTCCCTCCACCGTCCGCTGCCACCACCCTTCCAGGGTCTTCTCCCGGTCAGGCCGCTCCCCTTCGCGGAAGACGGCCTTGGTGGGGGGGTGGGCGAAGAGGGTGTCGTAGAAGGCCTGGACCAGCTCAGGGGTCCAGGAGAGGAGGGTTTCCCTATGCCGGGCGATGACCTCCTCGTCCTCAGGCCGGAAACGGGTCTCCGGCGGCATCTGCTCCAAAGCTTCTCGTACCAATTCCACAAGCTTGGCCATGTTTTCCCTCCTACCCAAAAACCTTACCCCAAAATCTGCGCGATCCTCTGCGCCACCCCCTGGGCCTCCAAAGGGATTTGAGGATCCGCGGATTCTTCCCCAGCACCTCCTCCCTCCCGTAGCCGGTGAGGGCTTCAAAGACTGCGTTCACGTAAAGAATCCTCCCTTCAACGTTCGTCATGAGGACGCTCTCAGCCAGCTGATCCAGGACCGCCTGGAGAAGGTAGGTAGGGAGAAGGGGCTGGACCATTAGCCCTCTTTCCTCAGCGCCTCTAATAGGGCCCGGGCTTCCTCCGCGGTGAGGCGTTCCAGGAGAGCGGGTTCCATCCCCGCCACGTTGTAGA
This Thermus sediminis DNA region includes the following protein-coding sequences:
- a CDS encoding protoglobin domain-containing protein, with product MAKLVELVREALEQMPPETRFRPEDEEVIARHRETLLSWTPELVQAFYDTLFAHPPTKAVFREGERPDREKTLEGWWQRTVEGPLDETYFAWMAKVGLVHVVRGVKNPMTLSMLSFVADFVENKSFKAVLPEAEPLSEAFHRLNTSVGVVITYAYDSFRAQALYEITGIEGALMDRIGQQESQAILKRLIEEGE
- a CDS encoding PAS domain-containing protein, with the protein product MVQPLLPTYLLQAVLDQLAESVLMTNVEGRILYVNAVFEALTGYGREEVLGKNPRILKSLWRPRGWRRGSRRFWGKVFG